The following coding sequences are from one Musa acuminata AAA Group cultivar baxijiao chromosome BXJ2-4, Cavendish_Baxijiao_AAA, whole genome shotgun sequence window:
- the LOC135610990 gene encoding uncharacterized protein LOC135610990, translated as MGEDAFGSVAPPVPAFQNFAISSLRLLGILEHPDPNPDIISFRTHQLELDESDVVWSSSSDDLSSDPSLSEAVYDDHDSVDRVSSPSADLLRTPLAASFSPSGHLSRPLAPERCGLSAALSEDNLPLVLQYRSVATAARATRPMAVPEGREAASVVGRVRQHQSAPVNIPVWPRWSKGRKADVLNVVEESEAWESAKEHDEEEEEMVPPHVIVARSHVTNFSVFEGVGRTLKGRDLRRVRNDVLQKTGFLDV; from the coding sequence ATGGGGGAGGACGCCTTCGGGTCGGTGGCGCCGCCGGTACCCGCCTTCCAAAACTTCGCCATCTCTTCCCTCCGCCTCCTCGGCAtcctcgagcaccccgaccccaaCCCCGACATCATATCCTTCCGCACTCACCAGCTCGAGCTCGACGAGAGCGACGTGGTCTGGTCATCGTCCTCTGACGACCTTTCCTCCGACCCATCCCTCTCCGAAGCCGTCTACGACGACCATGATTCCGTCGATCGCGTCTCCTCCCCCTCCGCCGATCTCCTTCGAACCCCGCTCGCGGCCTCCTTTTCCCCCTCCGGCCACCTCAGTCGCCCGCTCGCGCCGGAAAGGTGCGGCCTTTCCGCCGCCTTGTCCGAGGACAACCTTCCCCTGGTGCTTCAGTATCGATCAGTCGCCACAGCGGCGAGGGCTACGAGGCCGATGGCAGTGCCGGAAGGAAGGGAGGCGGCTTCGGTGGTCGGGAGGGTGCGCCAGCACCAGTCTGCGCCTGTCAACATCCCGGTGTGGCCGAGGTGGAGTAAGGGGCGGAAAGCTGACGTCTTGAACGTGGTGGAGGAATCGGAAGCATGGGAGAGCGCGAAGGAacacgacgaggaggaggaggagatggtgccTCCGCACGTTATCGTGGCGAGGTCGCACGTGACGAATTTCTCGGTGTTCGAGGGCGTAGGGAGGACGCTCAAAGGAAGGGATCTCCGGCGAGTGAGAAACGACGTGCTGCAGAAGACGGGCTTCCTCGACGTGTAG